In one Steroidobacteraceae bacterium genomic region, the following are encoded:
- a CDS encoding PAS domain-containing protein translates to MQAPVKNQGIPESADNQTARDSTALAAALRETERRLHTTETLLGAVTAHSLDWLVLVDRELRVSYVNRTIAGVAPENAIGSSVFALVRSEEHAIVREGLERAFAEATIQRGLLTYAAEGSSELRVFEALVAPVIVDGVVRQCSVSLREVTERERAVAALHESLAVLRIVADNAADLFAVFDARLVCTFASREIAGRSPAMAVGMALIDCVPLQHRAATIAAANDVLTSGAERDLEYYLEDPRIGRRIFEVHMRPLHGAGGIDGLALLSSEVTERRVQRDMLRIQTRVLNTLHEVVVMLDDEGTICFCNRAFDQLFAAAEGGLLGAPAANVLPMDSIRRGAAQSDAAQVAAGAILPFEIECRDRAGQSVAMICTVRAVSLGAHSYTLIVLADVTERRALEREILEIANREQRRIGSDLHDGLGQDLTGISLLLSGIAGRMAKRGDDAADELREVITLVNSTIQSARALARGLSPISSERGGLNGALQSLRNAPGGRTGVTIEVQTPDDGLPKLSEGAATHLYRIAQEAVTNALRHGKPRKVSVRLDHNRAQLTLEVQNDGDAFPAPADRGDGLGLRIMRYRAQMLHGDLLVENMAGGGVIVRCQCLCQ, encoded by the coding sequence GTGCAGGCACCAGTAAAGAATCAGGGAATCCCCGAGTCCGCCGACAACCAGACTGCACGCGATTCAACGGCACTTGCCGCGGCGTTGCGCGAGACCGAGAGGCGACTGCACACGACGGAGACACTACTCGGCGCAGTCACCGCCCATAGCCTCGACTGGCTGGTGCTGGTCGATCGCGAGCTGCGCGTGAGCTATGTCAACCGCACGATTGCCGGTGTGGCGCCGGAGAACGCAATCGGCAGCAGCGTGTTCGCCCTGGTGCGCTCCGAGGAGCATGCGATTGTTCGCGAGGGCCTGGAACGAGCCTTCGCAGAGGCGACGATACAGCGCGGACTGCTGACCTATGCCGCAGAAGGCAGCAGCGAGCTGCGCGTCTTCGAGGCTCTGGTTGCGCCTGTCATCGTCGATGGCGTCGTCCGGCAGTGTTCCGTGTCGCTGCGCGAGGTCACCGAGCGCGAGCGCGCGGTTGCGGCGCTGCACGAGTCACTCGCTGTCCTGCGCATCGTTGCGGACAACGCCGCGGATCTGTTTGCTGTGTTCGATGCACGTCTCGTCTGCACTTTCGCCAGCCGCGAAATTGCCGGCCGCTCGCCCGCGATGGCCGTCGGCATGGCGCTCATCGACTGCGTGCCCCTGCAGCACCGCGCAGCGACCATAGCCGCCGCCAACGACGTCCTGACGAGCGGCGCGGAGCGGGATCTCGAGTACTACCTCGAGGACCCGCGAATCGGACGGCGTATTTTCGAAGTGCACATGCGACCGCTCCACGGTGCCGGTGGCATCGACGGGCTCGCGCTCCTCAGCAGCGAAGTCACCGAAAGGCGTGTGCAGCGCGACATGCTGCGAATCCAGACGAGGGTGCTCAATACCCTGCACGAAGTCGTGGTCATGCTCGATGACGAAGGCACGATCTGCTTCTGCAATCGCGCTTTCGATCAGCTGTTTGCGGCGGCGGAAGGTGGCCTGCTGGGCGCTCCCGCGGCGAATGTCCTGCCCATGGACAGCATCCGGCGCGGCGCGGCGCAGAGCGATGCAGCGCAGGTGGCGGCGGGTGCCATCTTGCCCTTCGAAATCGAATGCCGGGATCGCGCCGGCCAGAGCGTCGCGATGATCTGCACGGTGCGCGCTGTCAGCCTCGGCGCGCACAGCTATACGTTGATCGTGCTCGCCGACGTGACGGAACGGCGCGCCCTCGAGCGCGAGATTCTCGAAATCGCGAACCGCGAGCAGCGCCGCATCGGGAGCGACCTGCACGATGGCCTCGGGCAGGATCTCACCGGCATCTCGCTGCTGCTCTCGGGCATTGCCGGCCGCATGGCCAAACGCGGCGATGATGCCGCCGATGAGCTCAGGGAAGTCATCACGCTCGTCAATTCGACGATCCAGAGCGCCCGCGCGCTTGCCCGCGGGTTGTCACCCATATCGTCCGAGCGGGGTGGCCTGAACGGTGCGCTGCAGTCGCTGCGCAATGCGCCGGGCGGGCGCACGGGCGTTACCATCGAGGTGCAGACGCCGGACGATGGCCTGCCGAAGCTGAGCGAGGGCGCGGCGACTCATCTATACCGTATCGCCCAGGAAGCGGTCACCAACGCCTTGCGCCATGGCAAGCCGCGCAAGGTCAGCGTCCGACTCGACCATAACCGTGCGCAGCTGACGCTCGAGGTGCAGAACGATGGTGACGCCTTTCCTGCACCGGCCGACCGCGGCGACGGCCTCGGCCTTCGCATCATGCGTTACCGCGCGCAAATGCTGCATGGCGATCTGCTGGTCGAGAACATGGCGGGCGGCGGGGTAATCGTGCGTTGCCAATGCCTATGTCAATGA
- a CDS encoding M23 family metallopeptidase, whose product MQANDSIRLTHLPLRHDRKLMTALAVIAIAAAAAQLGRQLPAAGLRLLECRDVPVADDRPGYLLPVARRDAGRCHAEVGAMSAAFSGQMLSYRFDVARSARVHAARDGLVFAIGVDTDRSTGGRSQANPRGLLLRIRHSDGSIATYQNLQLPGLAVREGQWVASGQLLGRARGGALRFAVQDCVDCPARAVRFSNSLSRAGALSVARAQPAVAPRKLT is encoded by the coding sequence ATGCAGGCCAATGACTCGATACGACTGACCCACCTGCCGCTGCGCCATGATCGCAAACTCATGACGGCGCTCGCGGTCATTGCCATCGCTGCCGCCGCGGCACAACTTGGCAGGCAGCTCCCGGCGGCAGGCCTGCGGCTGCTCGAGTGCCGCGACGTGCCGGTGGCGGATGACAGACCCGGCTACCTTCTGCCTGTCGCACGTCGAGATGCGGGTCGCTGCCACGCGGAAGTGGGTGCAATGAGTGCGGCCTTTTCCGGCCAGATGCTGAGCTATCGCTTCGACGTCGCGCGCTCGGCGCGGGTACATGCGGCGCGCGATGGTCTGGTCTTTGCCATTGGTGTCGACACCGACCGCAGCACGGGCGGCAGGTCGCAGGCAAATCCGCGAGGCTTGCTGCTGCGCATCCGCCACAGCGATGGCAGCATCGCGACTTACCAGAATCTGCAGCTACCGGGACTTGCAGTACGGGAGGGGCAGTGGGTGGCGAGCGGCCAGCTGCTCGGTCGTGCGCGCGGCGGTGCGCTGCGATTTGCCGTGCAGGACTGTGTCGATTGTCCCGCACGAGCGGTGCGCTTCTCGAACTCCCTGTCCCGTGCCGGTGCCCTGTCGGTTGCCCGGGCACAGCCTGCGGTGGCACCGCGCAAACTGACATAA
- a CDS encoding serine protease, which yields MLAHISDAILAAELHRRLRLGLPGAGAIASLETSDLASEWDRRGFRLEHAVWFGATDNRKDPFYTPGIQTGVLRHAARCCYLIGESALRFTADGAVELQYQPYGNYFQLCADERFWCQPTVLERRGGGYGSTGYSGYLLEDNVILSCWHGYALFEQERSFAVFGYAARRYCDRPLRLPAEQVIALCPQPLAQPEVDRRRDAASDVVLLELERPAPTGIDKHRVPHGRMSAGEPVYTLGFPCGLPMKLADGARVLSVDRDAALFRADLDTYDGNSGSPVFSANDHRLLGIVLAAQQGAGDFEAVPSQGCYRSNRIDRHALGQVCLDVAVVATLLAETE from the coding sequence ATGCTCGCCCACATTAGCGACGCAATACTTGCCGCCGAGTTGCATCGGCGCCTGCGCCTCGGATTGCCCGGCGCGGGCGCGATTGCATCGCTCGAAACGAGCGACCTTGCGAGCGAGTGGGATCGCCGCGGTTTCAGGCTCGAGCACGCCGTGTGGTTCGGCGCCACCGACAACCGCAAGGATCCGTTTTATACGCCGGGTATACAGACCGGCGTATTGCGACACGCCGCCCGCTGCTGCTACCTCATCGGCGAATCGGCATTGCGGTTCACGGCAGACGGCGCGGTTGAGCTGCAGTATCAACCCTATGGCAATTATTTCCAGCTCTGCGCAGACGAGCGGTTCTGGTGCCAGCCAACCGTGCTCGAGCGACGAGGCGGCGGCTACGGTTCCACCGGCTATTCAGGGTATCTGCTCGAGGACAACGTCATCCTGAGCTGCTGGCATGGTTACGCGTTGTTCGAGCAGGAGCGAAGCTTCGCGGTCTTTGGCTATGCGGCGCGACGCTACTGCGACCGGCCGCTGCGGCTGCCGGCCGAGCAGGTGATCGCCCTGTGTCCGCAGCCGCTCGCGCAGCCGGAAGTCGACCGGCGCCGCGATGCGGCGAGCGATGTCGTGTTGCTCGAGCTCGAGCGGCCCGCTCCAACGGGGATCGACAAGCATCGGGTGCCGCACGGCAGGATGTCCGCGGGGGAGCCGGTGTACACCCTGGGGTTCCCATGCGGCCTCCCGATGAAACTGGCCGACGGCGCGCGGGTGCTGAGCGTCGATCGCGACGCTGCGCTCTTTCGCGCCGACCTCGATACCTATGACGGCAATTCCGGATCACCCGTCTTCAGTGCAAATGATCACCGCCTGCTCGGCATCGTGCTCGCCGCACAACAGGGCGCGGGCGACTTTGAAGCCGTCCCGTCCCAGGGCTGCTACCGGTCGAACCGAATCGATCGGCACGCCCTGGGTCAGGTCTGCCTCGATGTTGCCGTCGTCGCGACGCTCCTGGCCGAAACTGAATAA
- a CDS encoding sigma-70 family RNA polymerase sigma factor, translated as MPAGINLAVSARPSLMLWWPGATCGYTPGRMGQPLQIVSASPAMEGLLGGERDRDTLRAALERNYPGLCALILRRVRDPQVAQDILQDAIVTTLQKLDAGEIADREQIPGYIYRVALNHIRNFTRRDRALAPSDELADVADEATPKPGPALHAERCAAIVRDVLRDIGSSRDREILVRFYLDDEDKASICRDLHVPESQFNRVVFRARERLKLLFARRGLRHFDLLTLLLCGFLALQLGGEPASATKHVLATDAAIGLNGIGCDLG; from the coding sequence ATGCCTGCGGGTATCAATCTTGCCGTTTCCGCCCGGCCTTCGCTCATGCTTTGGTGGCCGGGCGCAACCTGCGGCTATACTCCGGGCCGTATGGGCCAGCCGTTGCAAATCGTCTCCGCAAGCCCTGCGATGGAGGGACTCCTGGGCGGGGAGCGCGACCGGGACACCCTGCGCGCCGCTTTGGAGCGCAACTATCCTGGCCTATGCGCGTTGATCCTGCGTCGCGTGCGCGACCCGCAGGTCGCGCAGGATATCCTCCAGGACGCAATCGTCACCACATTGCAGAAGCTCGATGCCGGCGAGATCGCCGACCGCGAGCAGATACCAGGCTATATCTATCGCGTTGCGCTCAATCACATCCGCAATTTCACGCGCCGTGACCGCGCCCTCGCGCCGAGCGATGAGCTGGCCGACGTGGCCGACGAAGCGACGCCAAAGCCCGGGCCGGCACTGCATGCCGAGCGCTGCGCGGCTATCGTTCGCGACGTGCTGCGCGACATCGGCTCATCGCGCGACCGGGAGATTCTGGTTCGCTTCTACCTGGACGACGAGGACAAGGCGTCGATCTGCCGCGATCTCCATGTTCCCGAGTCTCAGTTCAATCGCGTGGTTTTTCGGGCCCGGGAGCGGCTGAAACTGTTGTTTGCCCGCCGCGGTTTGCGTCATTTCGACCTGTTGACGTTACTATTGTGCGGGTTTCTCGCACTGCAGCTGGGTGGAGAGCCTGCATCTGCGACAAAACACGTTTTGGCGACAGATGCAGCTATCGGACTCAATGGAATAGGGTGCGATCTTGGATAG
- a CDS encoding CHAT domain-containing tetratricopeptide repeat protein — MASLSQRRLGATGHGWRWLLTICLIAGCSPDPARWYQVVEVQQDQQLGADNLRRYPVALTSGERLLLRVSQHTVDVSVTLDNEIGETLISVNSATERAGREYLYFEAQRDGKYEVVIRLAEPEPAVGRFNIETLKLRPDAPTALVDGLKHYTRASRAAMQTDPKQWREALNDYDAAYKALKPVDPRAAADAAFAAANLSYLSIEDWAPALQRNTTALSLYRKVGDTSDVAYSLRLDGMTRQELALASRDQNARDLAKQQLVDAEHSLAEARKKFDDAGRTIDVAAVDNLRAIVAYHRYDYESAQRLAQRAETALSATDDMTTLQKSQNTLAIIAMDRGDFHVAAATFGSLTEQARASVDITNEIVFLQNQAVADSSNGDYQTALQLQLQSLELAEEHSDRVAAARALRGIGGVYLNIGSYAQAIDNLQQAVSLSDASGNTMSLIQSSLLLGNALRDSGRLSEARDAHERAVRLSQGLVAPISRANALLALAQSQRVGGALAPATDTLTDALALELPQSNVLRIQALIERAHVQRLRGDLTAAARDLQASEEANATNALPLEEVAMLTEQARLARAQRMPDEAERYISKGTAEINALQANTRNPSIRRAFMSRLRELNKIRTRLMTDDARRPASQGDGAERLLASALQSADRFRVHHLLDAAQAPRNRAATGARGGLFVDLAALQARLDALIAAGSADLDRIGDLQERIAAARARVTMSAQSLRETGDSPRVDDFSISQLQRRLEPSDRVLYFDLDESDSLAFTVSSDGIELTQLGPAQALNQAAIRLLEMTAKPSRRVPTPQDIATAAGPLRLPAFIDEHVKRLWIIADGQLHTVPWTLLAGSAEQGIALSASLESLAEATRAFEPERGGIALFADPVYESNDARLPAQLRETRDNDNDAGIANLVRLAGTRREADAVAVLFPTARVAMASGLEATATAAAQRLTEDFAIAHFAVHAIANETDPVLARLALSRFDADGRIADADLHAYQIADLAIRTQLIVLSACDSASGALIDGEGLDSLSSAFLRSGARQVLASLWPVPDAAAPLLMQTFYRQLLLHHDAALALRVAQARVAADKRFVHPFFWAGFRLTTVGDLGHARPH; from the coding sequence ATGGCATCACTATCGCAACGACGACTAGGCGCCACTGGTCACGGCTGGCGGTGGCTATTAACAATTTGCCTGATCGCAGGCTGCAGCCCCGATCCCGCGCGCTGGTATCAGGTCGTCGAGGTGCAGCAGGATCAACAACTTGGCGCGGACAACCTGCGGCGCTACCCGGTTGCACTGACTAGCGGCGAACGGTTGTTGCTCCGCGTCAGCCAGCATACGGTTGACGTCAGCGTGACCCTCGACAACGAAATCGGGGAAACCCTTATTTCTGTCAACTCCGCGACCGAGCGCGCCGGCCGGGAGTATCTGTATTTCGAAGCCCAGCGCGACGGCAAGTACGAAGTCGTCATACGGCTTGCCGAACCGGAGCCCGCGGTCGGACGATTCAATATCGAGACACTGAAGTTGCGCCCGGACGCACCCACGGCGCTCGTCGATGGGCTCAAGCACTACACGCGTGCATCGCGGGCCGCGATGCAGACCGATCCGAAACAATGGCGGGAAGCTCTCAACGACTACGATGCGGCCTACAAGGCGTTGAAGCCGGTTGATCCGCGCGCCGCGGCGGATGCGGCGTTTGCAGCGGCCAACCTCAGTTACCTCAGCATTGAAGACTGGGCCCCGGCACTACAACGGAATACAACTGCACTTTCTCTCTATCGAAAGGTTGGTGACACGAGCGACGTCGCCTATTCACTACGCCTCGACGGCATGACGCGTCAGGAGTTGGCACTCGCGAGTCGAGACCAGAATGCGCGCGACTTGGCGAAGCAGCAACTCGTCGATGCCGAGCACAGCCTGGCTGAAGCTCGCAAGAAATTTGACGACGCGGGCCGGACTATCGATGTCGCGGCGGTCGACAATCTAAGGGCGATCGTTGCCTACCACCGTTACGACTACGAATCGGCGCAGAGACTTGCTCAGCGAGCCGAAACAGCATTGTCGGCAACTGACGATATGACGACTTTGCAAAAGTCGCAAAATACTTTGGCCATAATTGCAATGGATCGCGGTGACTTTCATGTTGCTGCCGCCACGTTCGGATCGCTGACAGAACAAGCGCGCGCGTCGGTCGACATTACGAACGAAATTGTGTTCCTGCAGAACCAAGCTGTTGCCGACAGCAGCAACGGCGATTATCAAACGGCTTTGCAGTTGCAATTGCAGTCGCTGGAGCTCGCCGAAGAGCACAGTGATCGAGTTGCTGCGGCACGAGCACTGCGCGGTATCGGCGGCGTCTACCTGAATATCGGTAGTTACGCCCAAGCCATCGACAATCTCCAGCAGGCCGTGTCATTGAGTGACGCAAGCGGCAATACAATGTCCCTGATCCAGTCCTCGCTTCTCCTTGGCAACGCCCTGCGCGATAGTGGACGACTCAGCGAAGCGCGCGACGCGCATGAACGGGCCGTGCGACTTAGTCAGGGTCTTGTTGCTCCGATTTCGCGTGCCAATGCACTGCTCGCGCTTGCCCAGTCCCAACGCGTGGGCGGCGCACTTGCGCCGGCGACGGATACCCTGACGGATGCGCTTGCGCTCGAGCTGCCGCAGAGCAATGTGCTGCGCATCCAGGCGCTCATCGAACGCGCCCATGTGCAGCGCCTGCGCGGCGATCTCACCGCCGCCGCAAGGGATTTGCAGGCTTCGGAAGAAGCCAACGCGACCAATGCACTACCGCTCGAGGAGGTTGCCATGCTCACCGAGCAGGCGCGGCTCGCACGTGCGCAGCGCATGCCGGACGAAGCGGAACGGTACATCAGCAAGGGGACGGCAGAGATCAATGCGCTGCAGGCGAACACCCGGAATCCGTCCATTCGTCGTGCGTTCATGAGCCGCCTGCGCGAACTCAACAAGATCAGGACCCGGCTGATGACCGATGATGCACGGCGCCCGGCTTCGCAGGGTGATGGCGCGGAACGGCTGCTCGCATCGGCATTGCAGTCGGCCGATCGCTTCAGGGTGCACCACCTGCTCGATGCGGCTCAAGCGCCGCGCAATCGCGCAGCGACGGGTGCGCGGGGCGGGCTATTCGTCGATCTCGCCGCCCTGCAGGCGCGGCTCGATGCGCTGATCGCAGCGGGGTCGGCGGATCTCGACCGTATTGGGGATCTTCAGGAGCGCATCGCAGCGGCGCGCGCGCGGGTGACCATGTCCGCGCAGTCGCTGCGCGAGACCGGGGATTCGCCGCGGGTCGATGATTTTTCGATTTCGCAATTGCAGCGCCGGCTGGAGCCATCGGACCGGGTGCTGTATTTCGATCTCGACGAGAGCGATTCCCTGGCCTTCACGGTCTCGTCCGATGGCATCGAACTCACGCAGTTGGGCCCGGCGCAAGCGCTGAACCAGGCCGCCATTCGGCTTCTCGAGATGACGGCGAAACCCAGTCGACGGGTTCCGACGCCGCAGGATATTGCTACGGCAGCGGGGCCTTTGCGACTTCCGGCCTTCATCGATGAACACGTAAAGAGGTTGTGGATCATCGCCGACGGGCAGTTGCACACCGTGCCCTGGACCTTGTTGGCGGGTTCCGCCGAGCAGGGCATCGCGTTGAGCGCCTCGCTCGAGTCCCTGGCCGAAGCGACGCGCGCCTTCGAGCCCGAACGCGGGGGCATTGCGCTATTCGCCGACCCCGTATATGAATCGAACGACGCGCGTTTGCCGGCACAGCTGCGCGAAACCAGGGATAATGACAACGACGCAGGGATCGCGAACCTGGTACGCCTTGCGGGTACGCGGCGCGAAGCCGACGCTGTCGCGGTTTTGTTTCCAACTGCGCGGGTGGCAATGGCGAGCGGCCTTGAGGCGACGGCCACGGCGGCAGCGCAACGGCTCACGGAGGATTTTGCGATCGCGCATTTCGCGGTCCATGCCATCGCCAACGAAACCGACCCCGTGCTGGCACGGCTCGCGTTGTCGCGCTTTGATGCCGACGGGCGGATTGCCGACGCCGACCTGCACGCCTACCAGATTGCCGATCTCGCCATACGAACGCAGCTGATCGTCCTCAGTGCCTGTGACTCGGCAAGTGGCGCTTTGATCGATGGCGAAGGACTCGACAGCCTGAGCAGCGCCTTCCTGCGTAGTGGCGCCCGCCAGGTCCTGGCCTCGCTCTGGCCGGTGCCCGACGCCGCCGCGCCACTGCTGATGCAGACCTTCTACCGGCAGCTGCTCCTGCATCACGATGCCGCGCTGGCCCTGCGCGTGGCGCAAGCGCGCGTCGCGGCCGACAAGCGGTTCGTCCACCCGTTCTTCTGGGCAGGATTTCGTCTTACGACCGTCGGGGATCTCGGCCATGCTCGCCCACATTAG
- a CDS encoding response regulator transcription factor yields the protein MIVDDHPIVRQGLRHLLNAEADFEVCAEAPNKEEALAAFERMRPDAMIVDLSLEHGDGMELVRDIRQRDTQLPILVLSMHEESIYAERLIAQGASGYIMKQAASGELLGALRCVLSGEIYLSEIMRQHRRPAVRDLRALDAESPLQRLSNRELQVLGMVGRGVSSRQIAVDLGLSVKTVESHRQSIKRKLRLDTNSQLMQFAVSCYSTPQGAMQI from the coding sequence ATGATCGTCGACGATCACCCCATTGTTCGCCAGGGGCTGCGCCACCTGCTCAACGCCGAAGCGGATTTCGAAGTCTGCGCCGAAGCGCCCAACAAGGAAGAAGCCCTGGCGGCATTCGAGCGCATGCGCCCGGATGCCATGATCGTCGATCTCTCGCTCGAGCATGGCGATGGCATGGAACTGGTGCGCGACATTCGCCAGCGCGACACCCAGCTGCCGATCCTCGTGCTGTCGATGCACGAAGAGTCCATCTATGCAGAGCGCCTCATCGCCCAGGGCGCAAGCGGCTACATCATGAAGCAGGCTGCTTCGGGCGAGCTGCTCGGTGCCTTGCGCTGCGTGTTGAGCGGCGAGATCTATCTGAGCGAAATCATGCGCCAGCATCGCCGCCCGGCGGTGCGCGACCTGCGTGCACTCGATGCCGAGAGTCCGCTGCAGCGTCTGTCCAATCGCGAACTGCAGGTGCTCGGCATGGTCGGTCGCGGCGTCAGCTCGCGGCAGATTGCCGTCGACCTGGGCCTGTCCGTGAAGACCGTCGAGTCTCACCGCCAGAGCATCAAGCGCAAGCTCAGGCTCGATACGAACTCACAATTGATGCAGTTCGCCGTGAGTTGCTACTCGACGCCGCAAGGCGCGATGCAGATCTAG
- a CDS encoding EAL domain-containing protein encodes MTSAVFESYASVMQALEPAIVDVSFHDGAGDVLWMRRALVAPDEHALVATALRAGVAGDWSIRYELTAGSTVLAALPVSGSDGRCAAVVLLHLDVSLGQPLGPETPDRTLAALLKSLVREIEQSPDRPSAPGAATLEAQIEAAVMARRFTLFLQPIVALQANNAPEHYEILLRLCLPDGSVLAPQDFFPTIERCGLEREVDQWVVQRLIAWLGDNRPRWAGRPRRFAVNLNARSVASADLCDEIIGGLSAAQLPTALVCLEIPATRTAVKDPQVMANIERLRHAGCIVSIDDVACERMAAEELSDTSVDVIKIEGACLSRARVSDRDAIAAHEALRSLVAQGAEIVAEAVETADDLDMARDLGCDYAQGYLFGKPQRLESFDFRIRFRALDVVA; translated from the coding sequence ATGACAAGTGCAGTCTTCGAATCCTATGCGAGCGTAATGCAGGCGCTCGAACCGGCCATCGTCGATGTGTCCTTTCACGATGGTGCGGGCGATGTCCTGTGGATGCGCCGGGCGTTGGTGGCGCCCGATGAACATGCGCTGGTGGCCACGGCCTTGCGGGCGGGAGTCGCAGGAGACTGGTCGATACGCTATGAATTGACGGCGGGCTCGACGGTGTTGGCTGCGCTGCCGGTCAGCGGTAGCGATGGGCGCTGCGCCGCTGTTGTGCTGCTGCATCTCGATGTCAGCCTGGGCCAGCCGCTCGGGCCGGAAACCCCCGATCGCACGCTGGCGGCACTGTTGAAGAGTCTGGTGCGCGAGATCGAACAATCGCCTGATCGTCCGTCGGCGCCCGGCGCCGCGACTCTCGAGGCGCAGATCGAGGCCGCTGTAATGGCTCGCCGGTTCACATTGTTCCTGCAACCGATCGTCGCGCTGCAAGCGAACAATGCCCCCGAGCATTACGAAATCCTGCTGAGGCTCTGCCTGCCGGATGGTTCGGTGCTGGCACCGCAGGACTTCTTCCCGACCATCGAGCGTTGCGGCCTCGAGCGCGAGGTCGACCAATGGGTCGTGCAGCGCCTGATCGCCTGGCTCGGCGATAATCGGCCGCGATGGGCCGGTCGGCCCCGCCGGTTCGCCGTCAATCTCAACGCGCGAAGCGTCGCCTCGGCCGACCTGTGCGATGAAATCATCGGTGGCCTCAGCGCAGCGCAGTTGCCCACGGCCCTGGTGTGCCTGGAGATCCCCGCCACTCGCACGGCCGTCAAGGATCCGCAGGTGATGGCCAACATCGAGCGGCTGCGCCACGCCGGCTGCATCGTGTCGATCGACGATGTCGCCTGCGAACGCATGGCCGCGGAGGAGCTCAGCGATACCTCGGTTGACGTGATCAAGATCGAGGGTGCCTGTTTGAGCCGCGCACGCGTCAGCGATCGTGACGCCATTGCCGCGCACGAAGCCTTGCGTTCATTGGTCGCCCAGGGCGCCGAAATCGTCGCCGAAGCCGTCGAAACCGCCGACGATCTCGACATGGCGCGCGACCTGGGTTGCGATTACGCGCAGGGCTATTTGTTCGGCAAGCCGCAACGGCTCGAGAGCTTCGACTTCCGCATCCGATTCCGCGCGCTCGATGTGGTGGCCTGA
- a CDS encoding MarR family winged helix-turn-helix transcriptional regulator produces the protein MPRRMPAAAKRNPVNAIDPRHCVFRHLSRSLRSVAQHYDRGLRPHGLTAAQFTLLMTLARLGEQKVGALAAELAMDPSTVPRVLLPLRRRGWIRVAIGSDRRSRLVSIAEPGSRLLRQVLPHWQSLQAEALAQLAPVDWRDLRHSLAHLRQQLASATHG, from the coding sequence ATGCCGCGCCGAATGCCAGCCGCTGCCAAGCGCAATCCCGTGAACGCGATCGATCCGCGCCACTGCGTTTTTCGGCACCTGAGCCGCAGCCTCCGTAGCGTCGCCCAGCACTATGACCGCGGGTTGCGGCCGCACGGACTGACCGCAGCGCAGTTCACGCTGCTGATGACGCTTGCGCGCCTGGGTGAGCAAAAGGTGGGTGCGCTGGCCGCGGAGCTCGCCATGGACCCGAGTACGGTGCCGCGCGTCCTGCTGCCACTCCGGCGTCGCGGCTGGATCCGCGTCGCCATTGGCAGCGATCGGCGCTCGCGACTGGTGAGCATCGCCGAGCCGGGCAGCCGTTTGCTGCGCCAGGTACTGCCACATTGGCAGTCACTGCAGGCCGAGGCGCTTGCCCAGCTTGCACCGGTCGACTGGCGTGATCTGCGCCACTCGCTGGCGCATCTGCGCCAACAGCTGGCTTCCGCCACACATGGCTGA
- a CDS encoding RNA polymerase sigma factor yields the protein MGVEAQLVDFKKESSPVGGDGLSRGRRGDTAAFEAIYREHVAVVHGLCLRMTGQPHTAEDCTQETFVRAWRALDRFEGRSALRSWLHRIAVNVVLERRRRPMYAVEVPVADFSELDEPWQLDTPVEARELERQIADLPDGLRSVLVLSGIYGYSHAETASMLGIAVGTCKAQLHRGRALLRERLQDREDMT from the coding sequence GTGGGCGTCGAAGCACAACTGGTTGATTTCAAAAAAGAATCATCCCCCGTTGGCGGCGACGGCCTGAGCCGGGGCCGGCGCGGCGACACCGCAGCATTCGAAGCGATCTATCGCGAGCATGTCGCCGTGGTGCACGGTCTGTGCCTGCGCATGACAGGCCAGCCACACACGGCGGAGGACTGCACGCAGGAAACCTTCGTTCGCGCCTGGCGTGCGCTCGATCGCTTCGAAGGGCGCAGCGCGCTTCGAAGCTGGTTGCACCGGATCGCGGTGAACGTCGTGCTCGAGCGGCGCCGCCGGCCGATGTACGCGGTCGAAGTGCCCGTTGCGGATTTCAGCGAACTGGACGAACCCTGGCAGCTCGATACGCCCGTCGAAGCCCGCGAACTCGAGCGGCAGATCGCGGACCTGCCCGACGGCCTGCGCTCGGTGCTGGTCCTGAGCGGTATCTACGGCTACTCGCATGCCGAGACGGCATCCATGCTCGGCATCGCGGTCGGCACCTGCAAAGCGCAGCTGCATCGGGGCCGCGCCCTGCTGCGCGAACGACTGCAAGATCGTGAGGACATGACATGA